Proteins from a genomic interval of Luteolibacter sp. Y139:
- a CDS encoding alpha-ketoglutarate-dependent dioxygenase AlkB family protein, translating to MNLLPRDGTAIYHGRIFDEAMARNSYERLSSTLPWRNDEVVMFGKRVVTAREVAWFADAGIPYRYSGTVKQAAEWTPELAEIKARIENITGLSFNSCLANLYHHGGEGMGWHSDDEKSLVKHAAIASISLGAERVFSFRHKLDGETVSLLLENGSLLVMKDETQDYWKHALPKAAKIKEPRINLTFRTMIV from the coding sequence ATGAACCTGCTGCCCCGCGACGGCACGGCGATCTACCATGGGCGGATCTTTGACGAGGCCATGGCGCGGAACTCCTATGAGCGCCTGAGTTCCACGCTGCCGTGGCGTAATGATGAGGTGGTGATGTTCGGCAAGCGCGTGGTCACGGCGCGGGAAGTCGCATGGTTCGCCGACGCGGGCATTCCCTATCGCTATTCCGGCACGGTGAAGCAGGCGGCGGAGTGGACGCCGGAACTCGCGGAGATCAAGGCGAGGATCGAGAACATCACCGGCCTGTCTTTCAATTCGTGTCTCGCCAACCTCTATCATCATGGTGGCGAAGGGATGGGCTGGCATAGCGATGATGAGAAGTCCCTGGTCAAGCATGCCGCCATCGCCTCGATCAGCCTAGGCGCGGAGAGGGTGTTTTCATTCCGCCACAAACTCGATGGCGAGACTGTTTCACTGCTGTTGGAAAACGGCAGCCTGCTGGTGATGAAGGACGAGACGCAGGACTACTGGAAGCATGCCTTGCCGAAGGCGGCGAAGATCAAGGAGCCGCGGATCAACCTGACCTTCCGCACGATGATTGTCTGA
- a CDS encoding substrate-binding domain-containing protein → MESLRRITLADQTEIALREAIREGRFGDRLPGFRPLAKALSVNPITVSEAVGRLVADGTLLSDGPRKKFRIVQNARSGKQATRRKVLYLTAEPLHETITVAVEILSQLLLERPDWDVKHRTTGHAKNGRPDRRRWDGLLKSEEAQHLVVFGGRPDIAKWSLDRGVPAYFLGGDSGRLPVPMLGVNAAEMLSQVMDRLMDLGHTRICQMMCGLPEGFCERQRHYMAKCLEKRGLPFVPNYHAPILPRSDPDDLARALTKVIKVRPPTALILFDWEHFIATSCVLRDHGLRIPRDISVAMLSQHRMMEWHLPRITHFQYPVVQVAKTLAKWIESPPADLNIQVSLPLELVEAESLAKARKD, encoded by the coding sequence ATGGAGTCCCTGCGCCGGATCACGCTAGCCGATCAGACCGAGATCGCCCTCCGGGAGGCGATTCGCGAAGGGCGTTTCGGCGATCGTCTGCCCGGCTTCCGGCCACTCGCCAAGGCGCTCTCCGTGAATCCCATCACGGTCTCTGAAGCGGTCGGAAGGCTCGTGGCCGATGGCACGCTGCTCTCCGATGGACCGCGGAAAAAGTTCCGCATCGTCCAGAATGCTCGCAGTGGCAAACAGGCCACCCGGCGCAAGGTGCTCTACCTCACCGCCGAGCCCCTGCACGAGACAATCACTGTCGCCGTGGAGATCCTCTCGCAGCTTTTGTTAGAACGCCCGGATTGGGATGTGAAGCATCGCACCACCGGTCATGCCAAGAATGGACGACCCGACCGCCGGCGCTGGGATGGACTTTTGAAATCCGAGGAAGCCCAGCATCTGGTCGTCTTCGGCGGGCGGCCCGATATCGCGAAGTGGTCGCTCGATCGCGGCGTGCCAGCCTATTTCCTCGGCGGCGATAGCGGTCGGCTGCCGGTCCCCATGCTAGGCGTGAATGCCGCGGAGATGCTGTCCCAAGTGATGGACCGCTTGATGGATCTCGGGCACACCCGGATTTGCCAGATGATGTGCGGCTTGCCCGAGGGCTTCTGCGAACGCCAACGCCACTACATGGCGAAGTGCCTGGAAAAACGCGGCCTGCCCTTCGTTCCGAACTACCACGCTCCGATCCTTCCACGTTCCGATCCGGACGATCTCGCCCGCGCCCTGACAAAGGTGATCAAAGTCCGCCCGCCCACCGCGCTGATCCTGTTCGATTGGGAGCACTTCATCGCCACCTCCTGCGTGCTGCGCGATCATGGCCTGCGCATCCCGCGCGACATCTCGGTCGCGATGCTGTCCCAGCACCGGATGATGGAGTGGCACCTGCCGCGGATCACCCATTTCCAATACCCTGTCGTGCAGGTGGCCAAGACCTTGGCAAAATGGATCGAGTCTCCGCCGGCAGATCTGAACATCCAGGTCTCGCTGCCCTTGGAATTGGTCGAAGCGGAGAGCCTCGCGAAGGCGCGAAAGGACTGA
- a CDS encoding beta strand repeat-containing protein, with protein MNTSRIKRSPFTRRWLLGSAALGIVSAPAATVTWTGGGADTNYDTAANWNPGVPATGDNLVFPDSASFLDVGLNGTFSPAKLTFSATGFNDYSFDGPGTLVGTGVILEKTGSAYLFFGGLNSFTGEVRVNAGKLTLSNSNLTGNTSYAFGATGNTIKIASGATLDLNGQGGAVHATAASRRTYKVEIAGNGMEDDASPGTFLGAITSSTTGNLAYAGRGKSGVQDLVLTADASIRVPSNVSFDVGFGTTTSSGTKHVLTKTGGGTLFIGGTGTTGGSVTGYDLVVSEGVLSTASVAGLGDKVTVKSGAVLNTASSLTVTTPIELEDGAILADYVGTTTYSGTLTLLGTPKFRATNTVNLTIASTLNGPGDIVVERTTASGNVIFTKDNIIAGNLNVTGTIAAQLGSGGTTGSFKDSGGNDSPVNLNNGTVTLNRSDSFTYNAAISGTGTLSKSGNGIVRRTVESPFSRPSGTVVAVNAGSLLFNNATGDGAGEGSATVAAGATLGGTGSIVSSPMLGSTVATRAYLAPGDGPSSIGTFTTGGVQVASMGTGAIQIEVNGAAADKLVVNGDLILGPAKIAEIAIVPFGSGATQPSYTVLQYTGVMHGTFNSITGVPAGYRVRHDVANKRIVLEQSAATSVLPQVMYYDGGTVDIVANGDAAAAATAGNWNTTLLNWDQGAVAHLPWANDGSATAILAVGAYTVTVDAVTPLSVAGIKRIGATASATTITGGTLDLQAGAPLHEAAVGTSDQGLRIASKLTGSGGFTVSGRTSSGTNFSRVTLVNPVAGNNTISGPVAIDGGYLRLAASEQLGNSSVITANTVISGATATLETGSSVNETIAGLNFGPGGGELKLGGASASELTLDGGGLSIANAATITCGNSASGIRFANAGEFVKSGDSSVTITRVNAANFIDLGGTRTIRVNDSGILSLGVNLVNGALVKQGTGTLTLTSDANAYQGNTMVVEGILRLSNPTLYGGATLDVDSDALLDLGFVSESTVNVVKSFIVGGVSKPAGRYGPQGTTEPGVTGLAEITGSGIIEVNPAWTADPFIPWAMQISNPDKRGKADDADGDGFDNLTEFAFDGNPTSGVASGKIQTKGFSLGGENALVITIPVRTGAGAFSADGSGLVSSKIDGVIYRVQGSTNLSTWTLSLSEVAGTPGITLPAVPLSSAAWEYRSFRINGPISAQAKAFLRASATE; from the coding sequence ATGAATACCTCACGGATCAAGCGCTCCCCCTTCACTCGTCGTTGGCTGCTCGGCAGCGCCGCCCTTGGCATCGTCTCGGCTCCTGCGGCCACGGTCACATGGACCGGCGGGGGTGCCGATACGAACTACGACACGGCCGCCAACTGGAATCCGGGGGTGCCGGCAACCGGCGACAATCTGGTCTTCCCTGACAGTGCCAGCTTTCTCGATGTGGGGCTGAATGGCACATTCAGTCCTGCCAAGCTGACCTTCTCCGCCACCGGCTTCAATGACTACTCCTTCGATGGGCCCGGGACCTTGGTGGGCACCGGGGTCATCCTTGAGAAGACCGGAAGCGCGTATCTTTTCTTCGGTGGCCTCAACAGCTTCACGGGCGAGGTCCGTGTGAATGCCGGCAAGCTGACGCTCAGCAACTCGAACCTCACTGGCAACACCTCGTACGCGTTCGGAGCCACGGGAAATACGATCAAGATCGCTTCCGGCGCGACCCTCGACCTCAATGGCCAAGGCGGTGCGGTGCATGCCACCGCTGCCTCACGCCGCACCTACAAGGTGGAGATCGCCGGCAATGGAATGGAGGACGATGCCTCGCCCGGAACTTTCCTGGGCGCGATCACCTCGTCGACCACCGGCAACCTCGCCTACGCCGGTCGCGGCAAATCCGGCGTGCAGGATCTGGTTCTCACCGCGGATGCGTCGATCCGCGTGCCGTCCAACGTGAGCTTCGACGTGGGCTTCGGAACGACGACGAGTTCGGGAACGAAGCATGTCCTCACCAAGACCGGAGGCGGCACGCTCTTTATCGGTGGCACTGGCACCACCGGCGGTAGCGTCACGGGCTACGATCTTGTCGTTTCGGAAGGAGTTCTCAGCACGGCCAGCGTTGCGGGGCTCGGTGACAAGGTGACCGTGAAATCGGGCGCTGTCTTGAACACCGCCAGCAGCCTCACGGTGACGACGCCGATCGAATTGGAGGATGGCGCGATCCTTGCCGACTATGTCGGGACGACTACTTATTCCGGGACCCTCACCTTGCTCGGCACGCCGAAGTTCCGGGCGACGAATACCGTGAACCTCACCATTGCCTCCACGCTCAATGGTCCCGGTGATATCGTGGTCGAGCGGACTACTGCTTCCGGCAACGTCATTTTCACGAAGGACAACATCATTGCGGGGAACCTCAATGTGACCGGCACAATCGCGGCGCAACTGGGCAGCGGTGGCACCACGGGTTCGTTCAAGGATTCAGGAGGAAACGATAGCCCGGTAAACCTGAACAATGGAACGGTGACGCTGAATCGCTCAGATTCCTTCACCTATAATGCCGCGATCTCGGGGACGGGAACTCTTTCAAAGAGCGGTAATGGAATCGTGCGGCGGACGGTCGAGTCGCCCTTCTCCCGTCCTTCGGGAACCGTGGTGGCGGTGAACGCGGGCAGCCTCCTTTTCAACAACGCCACTGGTGACGGTGCTGGCGAGGGGAGTGCGACGGTGGCCGCCGGTGCCACGCTTGGCGGCACGGGATCGATTGTTTCTTCCCCGATGCTTGGAAGCACGGTCGCCACCCGCGCCTATCTTGCTCCTGGCGATGGTCCGTCTTCGATCGGCACATTTACCACTGGCGGGGTGCAGGTCGCCTCCATGGGCACAGGGGCAATCCAGATCGAAGTCAATGGAGCCGCTGCCGACAAGCTGGTGGTGAATGGCGATCTCATCCTCGGACCGGCGAAGATCGCGGAGATCGCCATCGTGCCCTTTGGCAGTGGGGCGACGCAGCCTTCCTACACGGTGCTGCAATACACGGGTGTGATGCATGGCACCTTCAACTCGATCACGGGCGTGCCTGCCGGTTATCGAGTGAGACACGATGTGGCGAACAAGCGCATCGTGCTGGAGCAAAGCGCTGCGACGTCGGTGCTTCCGCAGGTGATGTATTACGATGGTGGCACGGTTGATATCGTTGCCAATGGCGATGCGGCAGCGGCTGCCACGGCGGGCAATTGGAACACCACGCTGCTCAACTGGGATCAGGGTGCGGTTGCGCATTTGCCGTGGGCGAATGATGGATCCGCCACGGCCATCCTTGCTGTGGGTGCCTACACCGTGACTGTGGACGCCGTCACGCCGCTATCGGTTGCCGGGATCAAACGCATCGGAGCCACGGCTAGCGCCACCACGATCACCGGCGGCACGCTCGACTTGCAAGCTGGTGCGCCGCTGCATGAGGCCGCAGTTGGCACTTCCGATCAGGGCCTGCGCATCGCCTCGAAGCTCACTGGCAGCGGCGGCTTCACCGTCAGTGGGCGCACGTCCTCCGGCACGAATTTCAGCCGGGTTACCTTGGTCAATCCGGTGGCTGGTAATAATACCATCAGCGGCCCGGTGGCGATCGACGGCGGCTACTTGCGGCTCGCCGCCAGCGAGCAACTCGGCAACAGCTCCGTGATCACGGCGAATACGGTGATCAGCGGTGCCACGGCCACCCTTGAAACCGGTTCCAGCGTGAATGAAACCATCGCGGGGCTGAATTTCGGCCCGGGTGGCGGCGAACTGAAACTCGGCGGTGCCAGTGCGTCCGAACTCACGCTCGATGGCGGAGGCCTATCGATCGCCAATGCCGCAACCATCACCTGCGGCAACAGTGCCAGTGGCATCCGCTTCGCCAATGCGGGAGAGTTCGTGAAATCCGGCGACAGCAGCGTGACGATCACGCGTGTGAATGCCGCCAACTTCATCGATCTCGGCGGCACCCGCACGATCCGCGTCAATGACTCTGGAATCCTGTCGCTCGGTGTGAATCTCGTGAATGGAGCGCTCGTCAAGCAAGGCACCGGCACCTTGACCCTCACTTCGGACGCGAACGCTTATCAAGGCAACACGATGGTGGTGGAAGGAATCCTGCGGCTTTCGAATCCCACGCTCTATGGTGGGGCGACACTGGATGTCGACTCGGATGCGCTGCTCGATCTTGGCTTTGTCTCGGAGTCCACGGTCAATGTCGTGAAGAGTTTCATTGTGGGCGGCGTATCGAAGCCAGCCGGTCGCTATGGTCCGCAGGGAACGACCGAGCCCGGGGTGACCGGCCTCGCCGAGATCACCGGCTCGGGGATCATTGAGGTGAATCCCGCATGGACAGCCGATCCATTCATCCCTTGGGCGATGCAGATTAGCAATCCCGACAAGCGAGGGAAAGCCGACGACGCCGATGGCGACGGTTTCGACAATCTCACGGAGTTCGCGTTCGATGGGAATCCCACGTCAGGCGTGGCCAGTGGCAAGATCCAGACGAAGGGGTTCTCCCTCGGCGGTGAGAATGCACTCGTGATCACGATCCCGGTCCGCACCGGGGCCGGTGCTTTCAGCGCGGATGGCAGTGGGCTCGTTTCATCCAAGATCGATGGGGTGATCTACCGGGTCCAAGGCAGCACCAACCTCTCGACGTGGACGCTGTCGCTGAGCGAGGTCGCTGGGACGCCCGGCATCACGCTGCCCGCGGTTCCACTGAGTTCGGCGGCTTGGGAATACCGGTCTTTCCGGATCAATGGTCCGATCTCCGCGCAGGCTAAGGCCTTCCTGCGGGCCAGCGCGACCGAATGA
- a CDS encoding TFIIB-type zinc ribbon-containing protein, which translates to MTFCPFCGVRQDVNLRQVHFRDLGSDASLPCPHCTTPLDVIEFDTEPKICIERCTTCYGTFFNPGELEALLEAQTNPLVWLDPAQINQIATDFRQNRDEITYQKCPICAERMSHLNFGGRSGVIVDRCGTHGVWLEGSELRRLTEWWRAGGKLIYQQHEAERVKKLYAPMKENRPPAPPVSIESVGRDGPGDFESKGPSTWDVLAIVGGVLSIFLD; encoded by the coding sequence ATGACCTTTTGCCCCTTCTGCGGGGTGAGGCAGGATGTGAACCTGCGGCAGGTGCACTTCCGTGACCTCGGCTCCGATGCTTCCCTGCCCTGCCCGCACTGCACCACTCCGCTGGATGTGATCGAGTTCGATACCGAGCCGAAGATCTGCATCGAGCGCTGCACCACCTGCTATGGCACCTTTTTCAATCCAGGGGAACTGGAGGCGTTGTTAGAAGCGCAGACCAATCCGCTGGTGTGGCTTGATCCGGCCCAGATCAACCAAATCGCCACCGACTTTCGCCAGAATCGCGACGAGATCACCTACCAGAAGTGTCCGATATGCGCGGAGCGGATGAGCCATCTCAACTTCGGCGGGCGCAGCGGAGTGATCGTCGATCGCTGTGGTACTCATGGCGTGTGGTTGGAAGGCAGCGAGCTGCGCCGTCTGACCGAGTGGTGGCGCGCCGGCGGCAAGCTGATCTATCAGCAGCACGAGGCGGAGCGGGTGAAAAAACTGTATGCGCCGATGAAGGAGAACCGCCCGCCTGCGCCGCCGGTGAGCATCGAATCCGTGGGGCGTGATGGTCCTGGGGATTTCGAGTCCAAGGGACCAAGCACTTGGGACGTGCTGGCAATCGTCGGAGGAGTGCTGTCGATTTTCCTCGATTGA
- a CDS encoding DUF5077 domain-containing protein — protein sequence MRATLCLISLILPLGAAPTDGELLASVKERTKLERVTPHAVDMSKAMAARCSIDSILLKSGPHAGAKYHVFANAPAALPLFDPWGKFPEGSLIVKEKLNPADDKTQLFTGMWKREQGYFPECGDWEFFTVDGETSKIVERGKLVSCASCHEDFTKGDFVSKKYVMPAQLTGGRIVLHASTAQTNGKKLQYEPIEKKNTLGFWVDPTDSASWSFEVTRPGKFEIHVWQGCGKDSGGSEVEISAGDQRTRFTVEDTGNFQNFKERNVGTLNFEKAGPQKLEVHALSKPGAAVMDLRQVVLVPVP from the coding sequence ATGCGCGCAACTCTCTGCCTCATCTCGTTGATCCTGCCACTCGGCGCGGCTCCAACCGATGGCGAACTGTTGGCATCCGTCAAAGAGCGCACGAAGCTGGAGCGCGTCACTCCCCATGCCGTGGACATGTCGAAGGCGATGGCCGCGCGCTGTAGCATCGACTCGATCCTCCTGAAGTCTGGCCCTCACGCCGGCGCGAAATATCACGTCTTCGCCAATGCCCCGGCGGCTCTACCCCTCTTCGATCCGTGGGGCAAATTTCCCGAAGGCAGCCTGATCGTGAAGGAGAAGCTCAATCCTGCCGATGACAAGACTCAGCTCTTCACCGGCATGTGGAAACGTGAGCAAGGCTACTTTCCCGAGTGCGGGGACTGGGAGTTTTTCACCGTCGACGGCGAGACGTCGAAAATCGTCGAGCGCGGCAAGCTCGTCAGCTGCGCGAGCTGCCACGAGGACTTCACCAAGGGCGATTTCGTCTCGAAGAAATACGTGATGCCCGCCCAACTCACCGGCGGCCGGATCGTCCTTCACGCCAGCACCGCACAGACGAACGGCAAGAAGCTCCAATACGAGCCCATCGAGAAAAAGAACACCCTCGGCTTCTGGGTCGATCCCACCGACAGCGCCTCGTGGTCATTCGAGGTGACCCGCCCCGGCAAATTCGAGATCCACGTTTGGCAAGGCTGCGGCAAGGACAGCGGCGGCAGTGAAGTGGAAATCTCCGCCGGAGATCAACGCACTCGCTTCACGGTCGAAGACACCGGCAATTTCCAGAACTTCAAGGAGCGCAATGTCGGCACCCTGAACTTCGAAAAGGCTGGCCCGCAAAAACTCGAAGTCCATGCCCTCTCCAAGCCCGGCGCAGCGGTGATGGATCTCCGGCAAGTGGTGCTGGTGCCGGTTCCATAG